The nucleotide sequence GGAAGCTTTTCAGCCCCCTGTACTTCTGGAACCTTGACAACAGACAGCATGAAAGACAAATTACTTCATCAATTGAGGTGAATCCCATCCTTCACTACCACCTGTGGTCTGCAGGGTCTCACACCTTCAGAGAATGCAAAGGGAGCAAAGCAAACTCAGGAAAGATCTTGGTGCAAAGAGAACTAAATCTAGCAGCCAAATCCCCAACCAGTCTTGCCTCAGGgccatcctcctccttctcccaggtCAGgacccagctctccctgccaaCTAGTGCCTGCTCTGGAAGCCTCAGAGCCAGAAAGAGTCTTCACAAGAGTCCTTCAGCCAGGTTCAGACACCACGGCTAAGACATCACAGGCTTCCTCATCCAATTAAACACAAAGGCaccttccagctcctctcccagcagagcatcCCATTCCTTACCTGACTCTGGCAGGTACATCCCGTGGCGTGTCCACCTCATCTGGAAACATCTCATCCATTCTCTCCTGTTTGTATCTCTCCAGCATCTGTTCATCCTCCTCCATCTTCTCGTCGTACTGGTCATCCCGCAGGCACTCGGACACAGTCATGGTCTcgctctcctcctccccagcttcctcctcactgctctccccttcctggcacagggcagcacagagcctgtgagcacacagagctgtgcatgcAGCACTGCACCCTGGGTGTGCTCACATTGTGAGATTTGAGACCCCAGCCCAAAATTTTGGGGTCTTTACAGGCCAAAGAAGCAACGTGAATAATGTGGAGATTTAACAGTGGAAATCCAGGCAAGTCCTGGCTCTGCATCATGCCCCTGCATAATGCCCCAAAGCAAGTTGGAAAGAGAGAATTTTCCTAGAAAATGCAATAATGGCCTGGAGATCACCTGCACTATTATCTCCTGGAGTACCTGAGAAACTGCCTCTTCCATCAGATCATCCATGTCATCATCTTCgtcgtcatcatcatcatctttcTCACTGCCTTCTTCTCCATCATCCACAATCCAGGCAGCCTGGTACTTGGATGTGCCTTTGGGGACCTTCACCACCCTCCTGTCTGCCTTTAGAGAATCTGTGGGATTCCCACCAGTGGTTAATATAGGAACAGTTCTCCTTCCCCTCAGCAACATTTTTACCAGGACAGCCAAAACCAGATCTAGACTAGCATTGGtatttttccagcacagaatTTGTCAGGACAGCCAAAATCTCCTCGCCTGCCAGGCAAACCACACAGCCTGCTGGCCACCTGATGGACTGGGGATGGAAGCCATCCCAACTAAGATGTTTCTTCATAGCCACCTTGGTGACAGAAATTTCTAACACCCCTCCTCAGAGGGATAAGGAAGAAATACAGAACTATTGTTTCTGCTCaccctctgcttcctgcagttCTTCTTCAGTGGGCCACGTCTGCTCCCCTTCCATGGGATCAGGAACCACTTCTGACTGCAAAGACTCCTGCTTGCTTGGATCTGCCCTCATCAGGACCTTGACATCTTCCTCCATCTCATCAGCACCATTGGCAGAGTCATCCTGAAGGGCAAGAGCAGAGCTCCTAGATCTGAGCACACCTAACTGAACCTTGCAATCAGTGACAGAACTTTCATTACACACTGCAGGCACAAAacctcagcccagcagcagaacagagataaaacttttcctttccccctctcctgaCCCACATACCCCCAGTTGTATTTTCCCCACTGAAAGTTTAGAAACCTCGTGTTTTAAGAGGTCTGGCCAAGCTCTCACCCCACACACCTGAACCTCCATGTCCTGACTCCTCTTCTGTCCTTTAACCACTCGTGGGTTCAAGGAGAGCGGGTCAGGGGGAGCATCCacctggctgagctggaagTCCCCATGCCCCACAATGTGCACCAGGCTGTTCACACTGAGGGTCTGTCCCCGGACAAAGCCAGACACCTTCAGGGTCCCAACCAGGTGACTGTCCTGGCTGGGCACAAACTCAGCAGCATGGGCGAGCAGGTGAGCGCGGCGGTCCCGGAAAGCCAGGTGCCTCTGCTTCTGGGAGCTCAGGTGCCTCAGCAGCAGCGAGGATTCCTGCTCCGTGTTCAGTGGGAAGAGCTTGGCCTCAGGAAAACGCTTCTCAATGGATTTGGAGAGTTTCTTCCTGGCATCTATCCTCTTCTTAGGGGGCAGGTCAGTGCCTCCTGGGACAGCCAGAGCTGTCAAGCAGAGTACAGAGCTTGGGGTCAGATCCTAAACTTTCTGATGTCATTTTTACCAAACACAGGCAAATACTTGGATGTCAGTAGCTCAAATATCCAGATTTGCACCACAAGGTACAAAGGGAGTTTCACTGCTTTCAGTGGTGCCcaacaggacaaggagcaatccataaactgaaatgaaagaacTGCCACCTcaacacaagaaaaaatttcttcctactGAAGGTGGCAGAGCCCTGAAATTTAATTACTGTGACAGTAAATCTCCATTAAGCAACCCCAGGAAGCCAAAACATTTCTCACCATAACTGGGGAGCCCCTGTGCGaagaggcaggagaggcagtgttccccagcactgtcccagccTTCCACAGAGTCCAGGATGAACAGCAGGGAGTCAGCAACCTTGGCAAGGTCTAAGACAGCATGAAGATCCCCTGCACCCAAAACACCTCCATCAGTGGGGCTGCCAGAGGTACCAGAACCAAGAACCCCACCAACAGCAACACCTCCTcacctgctggggctgtgacaaAGCGCCAGCGCTGCTTGAGCCGGGGACAGAGGAGGGCAAAGCCACCAGCTGTGCCCTCATCTGCACGGACAACGGCCGagtcctggctctgcagcaggcgCAGGGAATCgtgggctgca is from Sylvia atricapilla isolate bSylAtr1 chromosome 20, bSylAtr1.pri, whole genome shotgun sequence and encodes:
- the TSR1 gene encoding pre-rRNA-processing protein TSR1 homolog, with product MVMAAAGAHRPGPLKQQNKAHKGGKHSGSSQRRAGGRVPVKAQPRRRLRDLNRVDRRHQALQLRRQRKEAVLAEKRSLGSRDGPPHLVVVVLLHSRAAAHDSLRLLQSQDSAVVRADEGTAGGFALLCPRLKQRWRFVTAPAGDLHAVLDLAKVADSLLFILDSVEGWDSAGEHCLSCLFAQGLPSYALAVPGGTDLPPKKRIDARKKLSKSIEKRFPEAKLFPLNTEQESSLLLRHLSSQKQRHLAFRDRRAHLLAHAAEFVPSQDSHLVGTLKVSGFVRGQTLSVNSLVHIVGHGDFQLSQVDAPPDPLSLNPRVVKGQKRSQDMEVQDDSANGADEMEEDVKVLMRADPSKQESLQSEVVPDPMEGEQTWPTEEELQEAEDSLKADRRVVKVPKGTSKYQAAWIVDDGEEGSEKDDDDDDEDDDMDDLMEEAVSQEGESSEEEAGEEESETMTVSECLRDDQYDEKMEEDEQMLERYKQERMDEMFPDEVDTPRDVPARVRFQKYRGLKSFRTSPWDPKENLPRDYARIFQFQDFSRTRKNLFRQIEKEEAEGASVGWYVTLHVCNVPVSVMESFKEGKPLVLFSLLPHEQKMSVLNFLVRRHPGNSEPVRAKEELIFHCGFRRFRASPLFSQHTSADKHKLERFLRPDAALVVTVYAPITFPPASVLLFKQRSNGMHDLIATGSLLSVDPDRIVIKRLVLSGHPFKIFTKTAVVRYMFFNREDVMWFKPVELRTKWGRRGHIKEPLGTHGHMKCHFDGQLKSQDTVLLNLYKRVFPKWTYDPHVPEPVPWVRSESTLPEQEVEME